In Humulus lupulus chromosome 7, drHumLupu1.1, whole genome shotgun sequence, the following are encoded in one genomic region:
- the LOC133791653 gene encoding zinc finger CCCH domain-containing protein 66-like isoform X1 has product MCSGSKRKPADAGLIMEGELEKQEGLRYNFSVLLELSASDDLDGFKSAVEDEARDIDEASLWYGRRIGSKKMAFEERTPLMIAAMFGSKRVLKFILETGCVDVNRACGSDKATALHCAAAGASACSAEVAKLLLAASADANLLNANGNRPGDLLVPVRSSLPFNMRKKAMEVILKGVEETSGLPDQVDESEDQERQEFFSLRGSKDGLEKKEYPIDLSLPDIKNGIYSTDDFRMYTFKIKPCSRAYSHDWTECPFVHPGENARRRDPRKYHYSCVPCPEFRKGSCRQGDACEYAHGIFECWLHPAQYRTRLCKDETGCQRRVCFFAHKQEELRPLYASTGSAVPSPRSYAGSSLDMGSISPLTLGSPSVLIPPSTPPMTPSGASSPMNMWQNQSNIAPPTLQLPGSRLKSAMSARDMDLDVDLIGLESHRRRQQQQLMDEISGISSPASWNNGLSSASPFATPGDRTGELSRVGGVKPTNLDDIYGSFDSSILPQLQGLSLDTTSSQLQSPSGIHMRQNMNQQMPSNYSVSLSSSPVRTSPMYGVDASSGAAAVMNSRAAAFAKRSQSFIERSAVNRHSGLSSPASSSMMPSNLSDWGSPDGKLDWGIQGEELSKLRKSASFGIRSSGGSYGAAMAASSMAAATVDEPDVSWVQSLVVDAPPSKSMQLNSFEEQQQCHFDSGTSEMLPAWVEQMYMEQEQMVA; this is encoded by the coding sequence TTAGAGAAACAAGAAGGGCTCCGGTATAACTTTTCGGTTTTGCTTGAATTATCAGCCTCGGATGATCTTGATGGTTTCAAAAGTGCGGTTGAAGATGAAGCCCGTGATATTGATGAAGCAAGTTTATGGTATGGGAGGAGAATCGGGTCGAAGAAGATGGCGTTTGAAGAGAGGACACCTCTTATGATCGCTGCCATGTTTGGAAGCAAAAGGGTGCTGAAATTTATACTTGAGACAGGTTGTGTTGATGTCAACAGGGCTTGTGGTTCAGACAAGGCCACAGCTCTCCATTGTGCGGCTGCTGGTGCCTCTGCTTGTTCAGCTGAGGTTGCCAAGCTCTTGCTTGCTGCTTCTGCTGATGCCAATTTGCTTAATGCTAATGGAAATCGACCTGGTGACTTGCTTGTGCCGGTTCGTAGTAGCTTGCCCTTCAATATGAGGAAGAAAGCTATGGAAGTGATCCTCAAGGGTGTGGAAGAAACTTCAGGTTTGCCTGATCAAGTTGATGAATCGGAGGATCAAGAGCGACAAGAGTTTTTCAGCCTTCGAGGCTCAAAGGATGGTTTAGAGAAGAAAGAGTATCCTATCGATCTCTCTCTTCCGGACATCAAGAACGGGATTTATAGCACAGATGATTTTAGAATGTATACTTTCAAGATCAAGCCTTGCTCAAGAGCTTACTCACATGACTGGACAGAGTGCCCTTTTGTCCATCCTGGGGAAAACGCCCGGCGGCGTGATCCAAGGAAATACCATTACAGCTGTGTCCCTTGCCCCGAGTTCAGAAAAGGGTCATGCAGGCAGGGTGATGCTTGTGAGTATGCTCATGGTATTTTCGAGTGCTGGCTTCACCCAGCCCAGTACCGTACTCGTCTCTGCAAGGATGAGACTGGATGCCAAAGAAGGGTCTGTTTCTTTGCTCACAAACAAGAAGAACTCCGGCCTTTGTATGCTTCAACTGGTTCTGCTGTGCCTTCACCAAGATCGTATGCTGGCTCCTCTCTCGACATGGGGTCTATTAGCCCCCTTACTCTTGGTTCTCCATCAGTTTTGATACCTCCTTCAACTCCACCCATGACTCCCTCTGGAGCTTCTTCTCCTATGAACATGTGGCAAAACCAATCTAACATTGCACCTCCgaccttgcaactcccagggagCCGGTTGAAATCTGCTATGAGTGCTAGAGATATGGATTTAGATGTTGATTTAATTGGCTTGGAAAGTCATCGCCGCAGGCAGCAGCAGCAGTTGATGGATGAAATATCTGGCATCTCATCTCCCGCAAGCTGGAACAATGGCTTATCATCTGCTTCACCTTTTGCCACTCCAGGCGATCGAACTGGCGAGTTGAGTAGGGTTGGAGGAGTAAAGCCAACTAACCTTGATGACATATATGGATCTTTTGATTCTTCAATTTTGCCTCAGTTACAGGGTCTTTCACTGGACACCACATCATCCCAGCTGCAGTCTCCATCAGGGATTCATATGCGTCAAAACATGAACCAGCAGATGCCTTCAAACTATTCAGTTAGCCTCTCATCATCTCCTGTGAGGACTTCTCCTATGTATGGGGTTGACGCATCTAGTGGAGCAGCAGCAGTCATGAATTCACGAGCTGCTGCCTTTGCAAAGCGGAGCCAGAGCTTTATTGAACGCAGTGCTGTTAATCGTCATTCTGGGCTTTCTTCTCCAGCTAGTTCGAGCATGATGCCCTCCAATCTTTCAGATTGGGGTTCCCCTGATGGAAAATTGGACTGGGGAATCCAGGGAGAAGAGCTGAGCAAGTTGAGAAAATCTGCTTCTTTTGGAATAAGAAGCAGCGGTGGCAGTTATGGCGCAGCCATGGCTGCGTCATCAATGGCAGCAGCAACTGTGGACGAGCCAGATGTGTCGTGGGTTCAATCCTTGGTGGTTGATGCTCCACCCTCAAAGTCTATGCAGTTGAACAGCTTTGAGGAGCAACAACAATGTCATTTTGACAGTGGAACTTCAGAGATGCTCCCAGCTTGGGTGGAGCAGATGTACATGGAGCAGGAGCAGATGGTGGCTTGA
- the LOC133791653 gene encoding zinc finger CCCH domain-containing protein 66-like isoform X2 yields the protein MEGELEKQEGLRYNFSVLLELSASDDLDGFKSAVEDEARDIDEASLWYGRRIGSKKMAFEERTPLMIAAMFGSKRVLKFILETGCVDVNRACGSDKATALHCAAAGASACSAEVAKLLLAASADANLLNANGNRPGDLLVPVRSSLPFNMRKKAMEVILKGVEETSGLPDQVDESEDQERQEFFSLRGSKDGLEKKEYPIDLSLPDIKNGIYSTDDFRMYTFKIKPCSRAYSHDWTECPFVHPGENARRRDPRKYHYSCVPCPEFRKGSCRQGDACEYAHGIFECWLHPAQYRTRLCKDETGCQRRVCFFAHKQEELRPLYASTGSAVPSPRSYAGSSLDMGSISPLTLGSPSVLIPPSTPPMTPSGASSPMNMWQNQSNIAPPTLQLPGSRLKSAMSARDMDLDVDLIGLESHRRRQQQQLMDEISGISSPASWNNGLSSASPFATPGDRTGELSRVGGVKPTNLDDIYGSFDSSILPQLQGLSLDTTSSQLQSPSGIHMRQNMNQQMPSNYSVSLSSSPVRTSPMYGVDASSGAAAVMNSRAAAFAKRSQSFIERSAVNRHSGLSSPASSSMMPSNLSDWGSPDGKLDWGIQGEELSKLRKSASFGIRSSGGSYGAAMAASSMAAATVDEPDVSWVQSLVVDAPPSKSMQLNSFEEQQQCHFDSGTSEMLPAWVEQMYMEQEQMVA from the coding sequence TTAGAGAAACAAGAAGGGCTCCGGTATAACTTTTCGGTTTTGCTTGAATTATCAGCCTCGGATGATCTTGATGGTTTCAAAAGTGCGGTTGAAGATGAAGCCCGTGATATTGATGAAGCAAGTTTATGGTATGGGAGGAGAATCGGGTCGAAGAAGATGGCGTTTGAAGAGAGGACACCTCTTATGATCGCTGCCATGTTTGGAAGCAAAAGGGTGCTGAAATTTATACTTGAGACAGGTTGTGTTGATGTCAACAGGGCTTGTGGTTCAGACAAGGCCACAGCTCTCCATTGTGCGGCTGCTGGTGCCTCTGCTTGTTCAGCTGAGGTTGCCAAGCTCTTGCTTGCTGCTTCTGCTGATGCCAATTTGCTTAATGCTAATGGAAATCGACCTGGTGACTTGCTTGTGCCGGTTCGTAGTAGCTTGCCCTTCAATATGAGGAAGAAAGCTATGGAAGTGATCCTCAAGGGTGTGGAAGAAACTTCAGGTTTGCCTGATCAAGTTGATGAATCGGAGGATCAAGAGCGACAAGAGTTTTTCAGCCTTCGAGGCTCAAAGGATGGTTTAGAGAAGAAAGAGTATCCTATCGATCTCTCTCTTCCGGACATCAAGAACGGGATTTATAGCACAGATGATTTTAGAATGTATACTTTCAAGATCAAGCCTTGCTCAAGAGCTTACTCACATGACTGGACAGAGTGCCCTTTTGTCCATCCTGGGGAAAACGCCCGGCGGCGTGATCCAAGGAAATACCATTACAGCTGTGTCCCTTGCCCCGAGTTCAGAAAAGGGTCATGCAGGCAGGGTGATGCTTGTGAGTATGCTCATGGTATTTTCGAGTGCTGGCTTCACCCAGCCCAGTACCGTACTCGTCTCTGCAAGGATGAGACTGGATGCCAAAGAAGGGTCTGTTTCTTTGCTCACAAACAAGAAGAACTCCGGCCTTTGTATGCTTCAACTGGTTCTGCTGTGCCTTCACCAAGATCGTATGCTGGCTCCTCTCTCGACATGGGGTCTATTAGCCCCCTTACTCTTGGTTCTCCATCAGTTTTGATACCTCCTTCAACTCCACCCATGACTCCCTCTGGAGCTTCTTCTCCTATGAACATGTGGCAAAACCAATCTAACATTGCACCTCCgaccttgcaactcccagggagCCGGTTGAAATCTGCTATGAGTGCTAGAGATATGGATTTAGATGTTGATTTAATTGGCTTGGAAAGTCATCGCCGCAGGCAGCAGCAGCAGTTGATGGATGAAATATCTGGCATCTCATCTCCCGCAAGCTGGAACAATGGCTTATCATCTGCTTCACCTTTTGCCACTCCAGGCGATCGAACTGGCGAGTTGAGTAGGGTTGGAGGAGTAAAGCCAACTAACCTTGATGACATATATGGATCTTTTGATTCTTCAATTTTGCCTCAGTTACAGGGTCTTTCACTGGACACCACATCATCCCAGCTGCAGTCTCCATCAGGGATTCATATGCGTCAAAACATGAACCAGCAGATGCCTTCAAACTATTCAGTTAGCCTCTCATCATCTCCTGTGAGGACTTCTCCTATGTATGGGGTTGACGCATCTAGTGGAGCAGCAGCAGTCATGAATTCACGAGCTGCTGCCTTTGCAAAGCGGAGCCAGAGCTTTATTGAACGCAGTGCTGTTAATCGTCATTCTGGGCTTTCTTCTCCAGCTAGTTCGAGCATGATGCCCTCCAATCTTTCAGATTGGGGTTCCCCTGATGGAAAATTGGACTGGGGAATCCAGGGAGAAGAGCTGAGCAAGTTGAGAAAATCTGCTTCTTTTGGAATAAGAAGCAGCGGTGGCAGTTATGGCGCAGCCATGGCTGCGTCATCAATGGCAGCAGCAACTGTGGACGAGCCAGATGTGTCGTGGGTTCAATCCTTGGTGGTTGATGCTCCACCCTCAAAGTCTATGCAGTTGAACAGCTTTGAGGAGCAACAACAATGTCATTTTGACAGTGGAACTTCAGAGATGCTCCCAGCTTGGGTGGAGCAGATGTACATGGAGCAGGAGCAGATGGTGGCTTGA